The window CCTTATTCCTGAAATCTTTATCCTTAATCGGGAGTTCTCcaccatgttgatatactttttGGCCCAttcttgcacttcgttcagagatgtcGGATGCTTcttggatatggagtggctaaagggtccttccCGTAGACCGTTGATGAGCCCCATCATTGCCACCTCTGTGGGGAGATTCTGTATGTCaaggcatgctttattgaatctttccatgtagctgcggaggctTTCTCGATCACCCTGTTTAATCCCTAGCAGGCTTGGAGcgtgtttagctttgtccttttgtatggagaacCTACCTTGGAATTTCTTGGCGAGGTCATCAAAGCTTGCGATTGATCTTGGAGgcaagctgtcgaaccactttattgccatTTTAGTCAGGGTGGTCGGGAAGGCCTTGCAACGGgttgcatctgaggcatctgTGAGGTACATCTGGCTTctaaagttgctgaggtggtggctTGGATCGGACGTACCATCATATGGGGTCATGTCGGaagctttgaagtcttttgggactttggctttcatgatttcctttgtGAACGGATCCTGATCCACTTGAGGGCTATCTTCATGGTTGGATCGAGTGGTTTTAGTTTTCAGGTTGGCTTCGAATTTTAGGAGCTTGTCTTCCAATTCTCAATGCCGTCTTGTTTCTCTCCGGAGATCTCGCTCGGCTTCTCGTTGATTTTTAGCTTCTTGTTTGAGCTGTTTGAGGCGATCCTGCTGCTCACGGATGGCGTCTAAGATTTCTTTGTTCTGAGACTGTTTGTCTCCCTTGAAGTGGTGTGCATCCTTTGGGGAGTTTAGCGTGGCATCTATGTTCTTTATCAGTGTTCCTTCTTCTAATCCGGAGGTGTGGTCGTTGCTGAGAGAGTTGttcgccatgatgatgggatgacttccaggtccccggcaatggtgccaatgtTCTGTGGGTTACCAGAAACtaggaggtcgatctcggaggagAACTTCTGGTATGATTAGGGCTATCGTGTCCGACTTATTGTAGCTTGAGGAGCAGTTGATCCTGGATCACTGAggggtggtggtacctgtaagagactTCGTTGCTTAGCAAGGGCTTTAGGTACGTttttgtagaattagagtatgagttatacctggatgcTCCACTGTATTTATAGTAATGTTTTGTGAccttcctttgagataagtttgttatcttatcttatcttttgcggGTGAGATCATTATCTTTTTGGTCAGCCGCCTTCTAGTGAGTGGTGACTCTTCTTTTCCGGGCCTCTTTGGGCCTTTCTTGGGTCTCCTGTGGCAGTTTGTCCAACCTTTTTGTAGAGAGGTCAGTGGTCGACAAACCGAGTAAGAGGTCGCCGAATTGTCTTAGCCCAACCCGGACCTTATAGCTCGGACCGGggtattgatgcgtgagcatctttcctatctttttctagtaaatttgcatttaaattgttgagtttaatcaagaattaattatttttagccACTATGCATgttactttgagtcttgtgcaattctatttattttaggtagcattcggttggatttgatggagcttccacagaaaaggagaagaagactatatagagcaggaatggctcagaggatgaagaggaagcttgCCAAAATAgaatcagcacaagaattaaaggagatgacaacgaggagcgacgcgtgtgcgtgattTGGAGcattccatggcgacgcgtgcgcgtacctgacgtgtacgcatgacacgcgaagaagaccatcgacatGTACACATATGCGTGACGTGcgtcacgtgcagaaaacgctgaCACCTATTAATTcttatttaaactttaatttttattttaaaataggaaaagatattatttagttttagagaatagattttaaattaattaggattagatataaaaggggaattagttaacttttcattccacctcagcccaatttacaatccttactTTCTCTCTGAACTATAGGCAACTAAACctctactgttaaggttaggagctctgtctattgtatggattgattctattatttttctattttaattcatgtactgatttatatttcaagaattgttttcattctttatcttatgaatttgggtggaacggaagtatgaccctctttctaattgagttcttgtataacatggaaaagctctttacttgaacaacagcttgaaaataatttctcctaaattctaattatctggatttaacgggatatgtgacatataatccttttatatttgggtaattagagtttctgtggcacataaactagaattgaacttcatcctctaattggaattaagtgaccaagaaattggcggttgatgaatatTAGAGGAGAcaagaaaggtctaaggaattagggtctagtcacatatagttttccatgaattaaatcttacatgattaaaatagttagtaagaaaagtcaatccagaaaatagataactctgaaaccttaactgtttctccatacatatttcacaacctgtttactgcttgctttattaaatttatgaattattGTTTAATGCCTTTCAACattaaaacactcttttctgtttgcctagCTAAGCAAATCACTTGACCATTGTTGCTTTGTCCTTCAATCCgcgtaggatcgaccctcactcacctgaggtattacttggtacgacccagtgcacttgccggttagtttgtggactttaaattttgcaccaagtttttggcaccgttgccggggattgatagtgattaacaactattagttgtttgattgcttagattaggcgttttagttttaattttatttaaattttactttagtattttaaaaaaaaatttaaatagcactaatatttttcttaatttctgaaattaagtttagtgtttcctagttagtcttattttaatttttcttatttaaattttgctttagtattttttaaaaaaataattatgttccttcttctttgctttcctgtttaccacatggtgcatttaattctttttggtgttttgtgctaagaaaaataatgaagagagatcacatgggttactactcacacccaaggagtgattcatattattatgAATGGGggaactacccaaattttggttggcaaagtcaaaaccaaagaaacttcagtgctccgtgttccaactatcaagaaccaccatctccatattcatatcaagaaccaccatctccatattcataccaagaaccaccacctctctacccatatcaagaaccataatctttctacccatatcaagagccactatctccctattcataccaagaaccatcatctttttactcttatcaagaatcatcatctccttcttattcatgtcaagagccaccatctccttattcatatcaGGTACCATCAAatattgagcttctcatgaaagaattcatacatgatataaagacgagtgtcaaaaatatagagaaacatGTGCAGTCGATTATCAAGTCCTAGGAAGAgtaacaagcaaattccttcccaagagatataatgcaagatcctatagaagaaagtgaggaaatcaatcaaaggagtttatactccaatgaattagagaactttcgaCCCTCACACATggaggaagatgcaaaaacaaaggaggaagatgcacaaacaaaggaggttgtaagggatAAAAACAATGATGGGAATCTACACTCCACTGAAGTAAAGACTGGCATAGATAGTGAGTTTATTGAactaccaattcaagaagttcttgataaagggtacactctaaccatcacgcaacacccaaattttgaaatcaaagaagtgaaggaaaCTAAAGAAAGCACTACaaaggggattgtgaccaagaaccagAAGACAagatccatgaaaaagagaaggtcagaaAAAACAATCCAACCTCTACACCAACAAGCAAGGTAGATCAAGTTAATCACAATAAAAGAAGGCTTGTTCGGAGAAAATTATATCAGGGGGCACTAATTTTCACCTCTCCccccttggagacatttcttttaaccaactggaagaagaggaagaaaatttaaCAATCAAGTGTCAATCTAGtggcattaaagaagcgcttgtcgggaggcaacccgataattttgcgaatcatcttcattgaggagcatagccggaggaatgagatggccaccaacACAACTGAGGTGGTTggattcctttcattctatattcctttCCACTCTTATTATTTGCATGTTTCGGTTttatgctattttgctttgtttaatgcatgatcctttactagttagattcctaggttctagtttagttctactattttgaaattttctgttatttgctttaatGTTGAAAGGTGcctcatgtattgcccactgagcttgaaatcaaaaagaaagaagaaaagatgtagtgcatgagaaattgagtataatttttttagagtagtctcatttattcaaatatggtggtattttctgtgactctgaatgcatgacatgaacagtgcatatttaaatttgaatcaaagaatgttgatgtacaaggaacaaggatttagagaattattatgacttctctgaaataaacaaaactttaatccttgaagcaaaagaaacagcaaagaaaaaaaaagaggatataaaagcaaggtccaagactctgagcatcaatgactagggaggtcagacatgattaaaagctcaaagagttgtttccctagtcatatgcttgtggtgttcttgtgtcaagtaatccttgagacaaaacatttagagtccaGATCAATTACAATTaccagagtatgccaaaggctttgagcaccactatctgggagtagctgaaagaaaaatcaaaactccaaaagagttctccagttaagtgcttgtggtgtttctgtgtcaagtgaatCTTGAgataaaacatttaaagtcatggcaaggctcaaggtgcaaagcatcaaagaaaagagaatcaaagaaaaattgctgtgttcaaggattaaactgaagtacaaaaatcagagaattcataatatgatccggattctaattccgaatgacactgatattcctctgattcaaaggagagtgagatgcaaaaactattcaagattgcaattgtaaaccccactataagaagagacatgaccataatcgaactctcattctcatgcaaattcacattctaagcctatattagtttgattgcttgaggacaagcaacaattcaagtttggtgttgtgatgcgtgaacatctttcctatcttttcctagtgaattttcatttaaattgttgagtttaaaaaagaattaattatcttttagccactatagatggtactttgagtcttgtgcaattctgattattttaggtagcattcggttagatttgatggagcttccgtagaaaaagagaagaagactaTATAGAgtaagaatggctcagaggatgaagaggaagcttgcaaaaatgaaatcagcacaagaattaaagaagatgacagcaaggagcgacgcgtgcgcgtacctgacgcgtacgcgtgacacgcgaagaagaccatcgatgcgtacgcgtgactgacgcgtacgcgtgacatgcgtcacgtgcagaaaatgctgattcctattaattctgatttaaacattaatttttattttaaaataggaaaatatattatttagttttagaaaatatattttaaattaattaggattagatataaaagggaaattagttaacttttcattccacctcagcccaatttacaattcttattttctctctgaaccatgagcaactaaacctccactgttaaggttaggagctctgtctattgtatggattgattccattatttttctattttaattcatgtattaatttatatttcaagaattattttcgttctttatcttatgaatttgggtggaacggaagtatgaccctctttctaattgagttcttgtataacttggaaaagctctttacttgaacaacagcttgaaaacaatttctcctaaattctaattatctggacttaatgggatacgtgacatgtaatccttttatatttgggtaattaaagtttctgtggcacataaactagaattgaacttcatcctctaattggaattaagtgaccaaggaaatggcggttgatgaattttagaggagactagaaaggtctaaggaattagggtctagtcacatatagttttccatgaattaaatcttacatgattaaaatagttagtaagaaaagtcaatccagaaaatagataactctgaaaccttaactgtttctccatacatatttcacaacctatttactgcttgctttattaaatttatgaattattgtttaatgcttttgaatactcaaacactcttttctgtttgcctagCTAAGTAAATCACTTGACCATTGTTTcttagttggtgcacgaaattgtgatcatcaatggcgccaacagcttggtacatacaattgtaatctcaattctttatcacaactccgcacaactaaccagcaagtgtactgggtcgtccaagtaataaaccttacgtgagtaagggtcgatcccatggagattgtcggcttgaagcaggctatggtcatcttgtaaatcgcagtcaggcagattcaaatggttatggagaattgataattaaaagataaataaaacataaaataaagatagagatacttatgtaattcattggtaagaatttcagataagcgtatgaagatgctttgttcctcctaaactgatgctttcctattgccttcttccaatcattcatactcctttccatggcaagcttatgttgggtttcactgttgtcaatggctacctcccgtcctctcagtaaaaatggtccaaatgcgctgtcaccgcacggctaatcagctgttggttctcgatcatgttggaataggatccattgatccttttgcgtctgtcactatgcccaacaatcgcgagtttgaagctcgtcacagtaatcccttcccagatcctactcagaataccacaaacaatgtttagacttttcggatctcaggaatgctgccaattgattctagcctataccgcgaagactctgatctcatggaatggaagtctCGGTTGACAGgcaaggcaaccatgcgtcatgaatcaagaggctaagagatacgcactcaagctattgcaagtagaacagaggtggttgtcaggcacgtgttcataggtgagaatgatgatgagtgtcatggatcatcacatccttaaggttgaagaacgagtgtatatcttagagaagaagtaggcttgaattgaataaaaaaacaatagtactttgcattaattcatgaggaacagcagagctccataccttaatctatggtgtgtagaaactctaccgttgaaaatacataagaacaaaaggtctaggcatggccaaatggccagcctcccaaagcatgaacatacaagttccaagatgaaaagtatgatcaagtgtgtaaaatacaatagcaaaaggtcctatttgtagaaaactagcaACCTAGTGTTTACAGAACTgtgtaaatgatgcagaatccacttccggggccacttggtatgtgcttgggctgagcattgaagctttcacgtgtagagacttttcttggagttaaacgccagcttttgtgccagtttgagcgtttaactccagcttttatgccagttctggcgttttgacgccagaatttctatgctgacttggaacgccggtttgggccatcaagaaagtggataagtgttggttggggtcttcaagtggtcctcctccataggagcagttgttttgaactagggtgatgagttgtggctttagttcaaaattgtttgcattaacatttggggtaagaatgctactcccacaatgtctaggatttgcaaatgtatatgaagccaaaactctcctctgtggtggattgttgttgttgttggctgCTCCACCTAGTGGATTGGGTGGAtttgttgaatgttcctccatgtcttggaattcttcttctaactcttcttctccaacaatatttttccctctttcagctcttcttaaccttttaagagttctttcgtcttctTCACGAAAGTTAGGTATAGTTCTCCTTgtccctgacatacaaacacg is drawn from Arachis hypogaea cultivar Tifrunner chromosome 12, arahy.Tifrunner.gnm2.J5K5, whole genome shotgun sequence and contains these coding sequences:
- the LOC140176723 gene encoding uncharacterized protein, encoding MKAKVPKDFKASDMTPYDGTSDPSHHLSNFRSQMYLTDASDATRCKAFPTTLTKMAIKWFDSLPPRSIASFDDLAKKFQGRFSIQKDKAKHAPSLLGIKQGDRESLRSYMERFNKACLDIQNLPTEVAMMGLINGLREGPFSHSISKKHPTSLNEVQEWAKKYINMVENSRLRIKISGIRIKILQSQILLPTSE